The Rhodohalobacter sp. SW132 genome has a segment encoding these proteins:
- a CDS encoding IS1380 family transposase: MDFKIAFTDKEITPWGGILLMKKMLDRMDFDGCLDRLPLPAQGSNRGYSPHQLIKQFMCSVWCGANRFEHTEVTRADEVVRQLWGFQRMAGHKAFQRYFAKFDQGDNQRVFTQMYQWFFSQLQFDKYTLDVDSTIHTRYGNQQGAKKGYNPRKPGRPSHHPLMGFVAETNMVANYWQRSGDAHTANNLEGFLADTVSKLAGKTIGLLRADSGFYSKSVFDYLEGEAIDYIVAAPMYAPLQRLLGGHKTWWRLADGLEIGESVYQSPLWQAPRRVVMVRQHVPTRPKATGRQLRLFAEQGICKNYRYSCYITSLDLSPELVWELYKKRADAENHIKELKYDFGSGSFNMQGFFATEAALNVVMMAYNFISLFRQVILQSKINHQLKTLHYQIFNIGGYLTKNGNQRILNLSLAMKRREWFTGLWMNTSKFTVPLRI; the protein is encoded by the coding sequence ATGGACTTTAAAATTGCTTTTACCGATAAAGAAATCACCCCCTGGGGCGGCATTCTTTTGATGAAAAAGATGCTCGATCGTATGGATTTTGATGGATGCCTGGACAGGCTGCCCCTGCCGGCTCAGGGATCCAACCGGGGGTACTCGCCACACCAGCTGATCAAACAGTTTATGTGCAGTGTGTGGTGCGGAGCCAACCGGTTTGAACACACCGAGGTCACCCGGGCCGACGAGGTCGTGCGCCAGCTTTGGGGTTTTCAGCGTATGGCCGGCCATAAAGCCTTTCAGCGGTATTTTGCCAAGTTTGATCAGGGTGATAATCAGCGGGTGTTTACGCAGATGTACCAGTGGTTCTTCAGCCAGCTGCAGTTCGATAAGTACACCCTGGATGTAGATTCCACGATCCATACGCGCTACGGGAATCAGCAGGGAGCCAAAAAGGGATACAATCCCCGCAAGCCGGGCCGCCCTTCCCATCATCCGCTGATGGGGTTTGTGGCCGAGACGAACATGGTGGCCAATTATTGGCAGCGCAGCGGCGATGCTCACACGGCCAATAATCTGGAGGGGTTCCTGGCCGACACGGTCAGCAAGCTGGCAGGCAAAACTATTGGCTTGCTGCGCGCCGACAGCGGTTTTTACAGCAAATCGGTCTTTGACTACCTGGAGGGCGAGGCCATTGACTACATTGTTGCCGCACCGATGTACGCCCCGCTGCAACGACTGCTGGGCGGCCACAAGACCTGGTGGCGCCTGGCCGATGGGCTGGAGATTGGCGAGTCGGTCTACCAGAGCCCGCTGTGGCAGGCGCCTCGCCGGGTGGTGATGGTTCGCCAGCACGTGCCCACACGCCCTAAAGCCACAGGGCGTCAGCTGCGGCTGTTTGCCGAGCAGGGAATCTGCAAGAACTATCGCTACAGCTGTTATATCACCAGCCTGGATCTGTCGCCGGAGCTGGTCTGGGAGCTGTATAAAAAACGCGCGGATGCTGAAAACCACATCAAGGAGCTCAAATACGACTTTGGGTCCGGCAGCTTTAACATGCAGGGATTTTTTGCGACCGAAGCAGCCTTAAACGTGGTGATGATGGCGTACAACTTCATTAGCCTGTTCCGGCAAGTGATCCTTCAGTCAAAAATAAACCATCAGCTAAAAACCCTGCACTACCAGATCTTCAACATTGGTGGGTATCTGACCAAAAACGGAAACCAGAGGATACTGAATCTATCGCTGGCCATGAAACGCCGCGAATGGTTTACCGGACTGTGGATGAACACCAGCAAATTCACCGTACCCCTGAGAATCTAA